The Geodermatophilaceae bacterium NBWT11 genome has a segment encoding these proteins:
- a CDS encoding bifunctional [glutamine synthetase] adenylyltransferase/[glutamine synthetase]-adenylyl-L-tyrosine phosphorylase, whose translation MTEPTEIPRRAVVRLVRFGFEDGARAARLLSHPDLGLWDLERNEPADPEAAPVVSALARAGDPDLALLSLSRLVEALDREDPSGELAAQLLARLRGSALLRGRLLAVLGASAGLDDHLAGFPEDWVVLDTEPGLARPTPYALEQQMLLAVGADPDDPPWGVGLGTPAPDADVSRVRDLRRAYHRAVLSIAGRDLGDGVSAEEVAGELADLAAAVLTAGLALALADQTAAATPCRISVIALGKAGGRELNYVSDVDVVFVAEPYPATGEEPDEAGAIATATRVCSTLMRVCHEAAWEVDAALRPEGKAGQLVRTLAHHVAYYEQWASTWEFQALLKMRPVAGDPSLGREYVDALWPLVWTAGDRPGFVADVQAMRRRVESLIPPAQAGRELKLGRGGLRDVEFSVQLLQMVHGRVDVALRTGGTIPGLLALSAGGYVGRDDTATLVASYRFLRTVEHRLQLLKLRRTHLLPTDQVQLRWLARSMGYKPDHRGDAVAVLRAELALHTREVRRIHEKLFYRPLLSAVARVPGEQLALGPQAAGAWLRALGFADPEGALRHLAALTGGVSRSASMQRYLLPVLLQTLASCADPDAGLLAYRQVSESLGGNQWYLRLLRDEGQVAERLAQLLGSSRYVSGLLTRTPEALRLLARDEELVPRSADALASAWRQSVARAGTAAEGVRVLRALRRTELLRIACADLLGMLDVVAVGVALRDVAVATLRAGLDAAVRSWAADAKVAVADVPVDMAVIAMGRLGGAEMSYGSDADVLYVHRVRPGAEDAKAAAAANAIAHALRRLLGEPAPDPAFDVDANLRPEGRQGPMSRSLTSFGEYYDRWVSVWEVQALLRAEPVAGDEELGRQFCDLVDPLRWPVDGLTDAQVAEIRRIKARVESERLPRGADPATHTKLGRGGLADVEWTVQLLQLQHAGTHPALRTTPTTDALTALGAEGLLAAEDVDALREAWERASRARNAVFLVRGRPGDQLPRPGLELSGVARASGYGADVDPGEFVDDYRRATRHARSVVERVFYGMEPDAS comes from the coding sequence GTGACCGAGCCGACCGAGATCCCGCGTCGGGCCGTCGTCCGGTTGGTCCGGTTCGGCTTCGAGGACGGCGCGCGCGCCGCCCGACTGCTGTCCCACCCCGACCTCGGCCTCTGGGACCTCGAGCGCAACGAGCCCGCCGACCCCGAGGCCGCGCCGGTGGTGTCCGCGCTGGCCCGGGCCGGCGACCCCGACCTGGCCCTGCTCTCGCTCTCCCGGTTGGTGGAGGCCCTCGACCGGGAGGACCCCTCCGGCGAGCTGGCCGCCCAGCTGCTCGCCCGGCTGCGCGGATCGGCGCTGCTGCGCGGCCGGCTGCTCGCCGTCCTCGGCGCCAGCGCGGGGCTCGACGACCACCTGGCCGGGTTCCCCGAGGACTGGGTCGTGCTGGACACCGAGCCGGGGCTGGCCCGCCCGACCCCCTACGCCCTGGAACAGCAGATGCTGCTGGCCGTCGGGGCCGATCCCGACGACCCGCCGTGGGGCGTCGGGCTGGGCACCCCGGCGCCCGACGCCGACGTCTCGCGGGTCCGCGACCTGCGCCGCGCCTACCACCGGGCGGTGCTCTCGATCGCCGGCCGCGACCTCGGTGACGGCGTCAGCGCCGAGGAGGTGGCCGGCGAGCTGGCCGACCTCGCCGCGGCCGTGCTCACCGCAGGCCTCGCCCTGGCGCTGGCCGACCAGACCGCCGCGGCCACCCCCTGCCGGATCTCGGTGATCGCGCTGGGCAAGGCCGGGGGCCGGGAGCTCAACTACGTCAGCGACGTCGACGTCGTCTTCGTGGCCGAGCCGTACCCGGCAACGGGGGAGGAGCCCGACGAGGCCGGCGCGATCGCCACCGCCACCCGGGTCTGCAGCACGCTCATGCGGGTCTGCCACGAGGCGGCCTGGGAGGTCGACGCGGCGCTGCGCCCGGAGGGCAAGGCCGGGCAGCTGGTGCGCACCCTGGCCCACCACGTCGCCTACTACGAGCAGTGGGCCAGCACCTGGGAGTTCCAGGCGCTGCTGAAGATGCGTCCGGTCGCCGGGGACCCCTCCCTGGGCCGGGAGTACGTCGACGCGCTGTGGCCGCTGGTCTGGACCGCGGGCGACCGGCCCGGCTTCGTCGCCGACGTGCAGGCCATGCGCCGCCGGGTCGAGTCGCTCATCCCGCCCGCCCAGGCCGGCCGGGAGCTGAAGCTGGGCCGCGGCGGGTTACGCGACGTGGAGTTCAGCGTCCAGCTGCTGCAGATGGTGCACGGCCGGGTGGACGTCGCACTGCGCACCGGCGGCACCATCCCGGGGCTGCTCGCGCTGTCGGCCGGGGGCTACGTCGGCCGCGACGACACCGCCACGCTGGTGGCCTCCTACCGGTTCCTGCGCACCGTGGAGCACCGGCTGCAGCTGCTGAAGCTCCGGCGCACCCACCTGCTGCCCACCGACCAGGTCCAGCTGCGCTGGCTGGCCCGCTCGATGGGCTACAAGCCCGACCACCGCGGGGACGCCGTCGCGGTGCTGCGCGCCGAGCTCGCCCTGCACACCCGCGAGGTGCGCCGGATCCACGAGAAGCTCTTCTACCGCCCGCTGCTGTCGGCGGTGGCCCGGGTGCCCGGGGAGCAGCTGGCGCTGGGTCCGCAGGCCGCCGGCGCCTGGCTCCGCGCGCTGGGGTTCGCCGACCCCGAGGGCGCACTGCGGCACCTGGCCGCGCTCACCGGCGGGGTGTCCCGCTCGGCGTCGATGCAGCGCTACCTGCTGCCGGTGCTGCTGCAGACCCTGGCCTCCTGCGCCGACCCCGACGCGGGGCTGCTGGCCTACCGGCAGGTGTCGGAGTCCCTGGGCGGGAACCAGTGGTACCTGCGGCTGCTGCGCGACGAGGGGCAGGTCGCCGAGCGGCTGGCCCAGCTGCTGGGCTCCAGCCGCTACGTCTCCGGGCTGCTCACCCGCACCCCCGAGGCGCTGCGGCTGCTGGCCCGGGACGAGGAGCTGGTCCCGCGCAGCGCCGATGCGCTGGCCTCGGCCTGGCGCCAGTCGGTGGCCCGCGCCGGCACCGCCGCCGAGGGCGTGCGGGTGCTGCGCGCGCTGCGGCGCACCGAGCTGCTGCGGATCGCCTGCGCCGACCTGCTGGGCATGCTCGACGTCGTCGCCGTGGGGGTGGCGCTGCGCGACGTCGCCGTGGCCACGCTGCGCGCCGGGCTCGACGCCGCCGTCCGCAGCTGGGCGGCCGACGCCAAGGTGGCCGTCGCCGACGTGCCGGTCGACATGGCCGTCATCGCCATGGGCCGGCTCGGGGGAGCCGAGATGAGCTACGGCTCGGACGCCGACGTGCTCTACGTGCACCGGGTGCGCCCGGGCGCCGAGGACGCCAAGGCCGCCGCGGCCGCCAACGCCATCGCGCACGCCCTGCGCCGGCTGCTCGGCGAGCCGGCCCCCGACCCCGCCTTCGACGTGGACGCGAACCTGCGACCGGAGGGCCGGCAGGGCCCGATGTCGCGCAGCCTGACCTCCTTCGGCGAGTACTACGACCGGTGGGTGTCGGTGTGGGAGGTGCAGGCCCTGCTGCGCGCGGAACCGGTCGCCGGTGACGAGGAGCTGGGCCGGCAGTTCTGCGACCTGGTCGACCCGCTCCGCTGGCCGGTCGACGGGCTCACCGACGCCCAGGTCGCCGAGATCCGCCGGATCAAGGCCCGGGTCGAGAGCGAGCGGCTGCCCCGCGGCGCCGACCCGGCCACGCACACCAAGCTCGGTCGGGGCGGGCTGGCCGACGTCGAGTGGACCGTGCAGCTGCTCCAGCTCCAGCACGCCGGCACCCACCCCGCGTTGCGCACCACCCCGACCACCGACGCGCTGACGGCGCTCGGGGCGGAGGGGCTGCTGGCCGCGGAGGACGTCGACGCCCTGCGGGAGGCCTGGGAGCGGGCCAGCCGGGCCCGCAACGCGGTGTTCCTGGTCCGCGGCCGGCCGGGCGACCAGCTGCCCCGGCCCGGCCTGGAGCTCTCCGGGGTGGCCCGGGCCAGCGGGTACGGCGCCGACGTCGACCCCGGGGAGTTCGTCGACGACTACCGGCGGGCCACCCGGCACGCCCGGTCGGTGGTCGAGCGGGTCTTCTACGGCATGGAGCCCGACGCGTCCTGA
- a CDS encoding LLM class flavin-dependent oxidoreductase codes for MPIEFLGIAATNDASETTPRSGASFDREYTIRLGRAHEDFGWDRVLFAYGSGAPEPSAAAAWLLAHTETLQVLLAHRPNVSYPTFAAKTFATLDQIGQGRLTVHVITGGTDHEQQREGDFLTKDQRYSRTREFMQIVKKAWTSHEPFDWDGEHYRFADFVSDTFPVQQPRPDLSFGGSSEAAYAVGGAEADVFALWGEPLEETAKQIERVHAAARAAGRTEMPRIQVAFRPIIAPTEELAWEKAHRTVARIESMRSGTGRAPLSISRPPADGPENTGSQRLLEIAARGERFDRALWTPTAAASGGAGNSNALVGTPETVAAALLDYVDLGVDIISMRGYDLLGDAIDVGRYVIPLVREEVGKRDAAAA; via the coding sequence ATGCCGATCGAGTTCCTCGGGATCGCCGCCACCAACGACGCGTCGGAGACCACCCCGCGCTCGGGGGCGTCCTTCGACCGGGAGTACACGATCCGGCTCGGCCGGGCACACGAGGACTTCGGCTGGGACCGGGTGCTGTTCGCCTACGGCTCGGGCGCCCCGGAGCCCTCGGCGGCGGCGGCCTGGCTGCTGGCGCACACCGAGACGCTGCAGGTGCTCCTGGCCCACCGGCCCAACGTCAGCTACCCGACCTTCGCCGCGAAGACCTTCGCCACGCTGGACCAGATCGGGCAGGGCCGGTTGACCGTGCACGTCATCACCGGCGGCACCGACCACGAGCAGCAGCGCGAGGGCGACTTCCTCACCAAGGACCAGCGGTACTCCCGCACCCGGGAGTTCATGCAGATCGTGAAGAAGGCGTGGACGTCGCACGAGCCCTTCGACTGGGACGGCGAGCACTACCGCTTCGCCGACTTCGTCTCCGACACCTTCCCGGTGCAGCAGCCCCGACCGGACCTGTCCTTCGGCGGCTCCTCGGAGGCCGCCTACGCCGTCGGTGGTGCCGAGGCCGACGTCTTCGCGCTCTGGGGCGAGCCCCTGGAGGAGACCGCGAAGCAGATCGAGCGGGTGCACGCCGCCGCCCGTGCCGCCGGGCGCACCGAGATGCCCCGCATCCAGGTCGCCTTCCGCCCGATCATCGCCCCCACCGAGGAGCTGGCCTGGGAGAAGGCACACCGCACGGTCGCGCGGATCGAGTCGATGCGCTCGGGCACCGGGCGGGCGCCGCTGTCGATCAGCCGGCCCCCGGCCGACGGCCCGGAGAACACCGGCTCGCAGCGCCTGCTGGAGATCGCCGCCCGCGGAGAGCGCTTCGACCGGGCACTGTGGACGCCCACCGCCGCCGCCAGCGGGGGAGCGGGCAACTCCAACGCCCTCGTCGGCACCCCGGAGACCGTGGCCGCCGCGCTGCTGGACTACGTCGACCTGGGCGTCGACATCATCTCGATGCGCGGTTACGACCTGCTCGGCGATGCGATCGACGTGGGCCGGTACGTGATCCCGCTGGTGCGGGAGGAAGTCGGCAAGCGGGACGCCGCCGCTGCCTGA
- a CDS encoding CDGSH iron-sulfur domain-containing protein, producing MPEDRERATITPYRDGPLIVRGDFRLVDTDGNEIDPGRDTVALCRCGKSGLKPFCDGSHKKAGFHAPSAPRSERPTTRLEALDTE from the coding sequence GTGCCCGAGGACCGCGAACGCGCCACCATCACCCCCTACCGGGACGGCCCGCTGATCGTGCGGGGCGACTTCCGGCTGGTCGACACCGACGGCAACGAGATCGACCCGGGCCGGGACACCGTCGCGCTGTGCCGCTGCGGCAAGTCCGGCCTCAAGCCGTTCTGCGACGGCAGCCACAAGAAGGCCGGCTTCCACGCGCCGTCCGCCCCGCGCAGCGAGCGCCCCACCACCCGGCTCGAGGCGCTCGACACCGAGTGA
- a CDS encoding iron-containing redox enzyme family protein — MPLPTPRGPLSDALFSDLTTGATISPATLALADQAAATPVPLSDDDLQIALYVCYELHYRGFPEVDDRFEWDPTLLGLRAVLEDAFEAGLHTAADPWVRSFVDPADSVDRQLAAMVAADDGPSMSEHMAKRADETQWAEFLTLRSVYHLKEADPHTWVIPRLDGRAKAAVVEIQADEYGGGSAVRMHSALFARVMGAFGLDATHGAHVDVAPAEQLATLNAMSFFGLHRRHRAATVGHLAALEMTSTVPSRRYASGLRRLGKGEDATLFYDEHVEADAVHEQVASVDMCGSLVADDESLRADLLFGAAVALELEARAGALALQEWTAGRSALRARVAVHV, encoded by the coding sequence ATGCCGTTGCCGACGCCCCGCGGGCCGCTGTCCGACGCTCTCTTCTCCGACCTGACGACCGGGGCCACGATCTCCCCGGCCACCCTCGCCCTGGCCGACCAGGCCGCCGCCACCCCCGTGCCGCTGTCCGACGACGACCTGCAGATCGCGCTCTACGTCTGCTACGAGCTGCACTACCGGGGCTTCCCCGAGGTCGACGACCGGTTCGAGTGGGACCCGACGCTGCTGGGCCTGCGCGCGGTGCTCGAGGACGCCTTCGAGGCCGGCCTGCACACTGCGGCCGACCCGTGGGTGCGCTCCTTCGTCGACCCCGCGGACTCCGTGGACCGTCAGCTGGCCGCGATGGTCGCCGCCGACGACGGCCCGTCGATGTCCGAGCACATGGCCAAGCGGGCCGACGAGACGCAGTGGGCCGAGTTCCTCACCCTGCGCTCGGTCTACCACCTCAAGGAGGCCGACCCGCACACCTGGGTGATCCCCCGCCTGGACGGCCGGGCCAAGGCCGCGGTGGTGGAGATCCAGGCCGACGAGTACGGCGGCGGTTCCGCCGTCCGGATGCACTCGGCGCTCTTCGCCCGGGTCATGGGCGCCTTCGGGCTGGACGCCACGCACGGCGCGCACGTCGACGTCGCCCCGGCCGAGCAGCTGGCCACGCTGAACGCGATGAGCTTCTTCGGGCTGCACCGCCGGCACCGCGCAGCCACCGTCGGTCACCTGGCGGCGCTGGAGATGACCTCCACGGTGCCCAGCCGCCGCTACGCCTCTGGGCTGCGCCGGCTGGGCAAGGGCGAGGACGCGACGCTCTTCTACGACGAGCACGTGGAGGCCGACGCGGTGCACGAGCAGGTCGCCTCGGTGGACATGTGCGGCTCGCTGGTCGCCGACGACGAGTCGCTGCGGGCCGACCTGCTCTTCGGTGCCGCCGTGGCCCTGGAGCTCGAGGCCCGCGCGGGCGCGCTGGCGCTGCAGGAGTGGACAGCCGGGCGCAGCGCGCTGCGCGCCCGGGTCGCCGTCCACGTCTGA
- a CDS encoding GAF domain-containing protein, with protein MAGTALAAAGGLGGQALLRREPVLAGPSTDPAGCARWAAAVAAGARQGCVLPVLVDDEVVAVHEYLGRADLPSVGTWQAVARITAQAHRRALVEAQLTETIHDRAAVTTVVTEIGAADSQSDALRTALETVRTAFGWAYGSYWALDTGTGVLRFDTESGSAGPEFREVTLAASFAEGVGLSGRAWRARDLVFVSDLAELTDCVRAPAAQRAGVRSGVCFPVTVGGQVIGTMDFFTTETIELSDSRASALRNVAQLVSQRMEVLRRSDSDAANARALLDTVTRLRQAADDAGRVAVGAVEQAGSMTTEVQALDAASAAVGEVIRIISGIADQTNLLALNATIEAARAGELGRGFAVVANEVKELARETAGATKRVAAQVTGMQETTRAVSAGIAETSRQIGRLDAVQARMDDVLAEQARMATAFEG; from the coding sequence ATGGCCGGCACCGCGCTGGCCGCGGCCGGCGGGCTGGGCGGGCAGGCCCTGCTGCGCCGGGAGCCGGTGCTCGCCGGTCCGTCGACGGACCCCGCCGGGTGCGCCCGCTGGGCCGCCGCCGTCGCCGCCGGTGCCCGGCAGGGCTGCGTCCTCCCCGTGCTGGTGGACGACGAGGTGGTCGCGGTGCACGAGTACCTCGGTCGGGCCGACCTGCCGAGCGTCGGGACCTGGCAGGCCGTCGCCCGGATCACGGCGCAGGCCCACCGCCGCGCCCTGGTGGAGGCGCAGCTGACCGAGACCATCCACGACCGGGCCGCCGTCACCACGGTGGTGACCGAGATCGGCGCGGCCGACAGCCAGTCCGATGCGCTGCGCACCGCGCTGGAGACCGTCCGCACCGCCTTCGGCTGGGCGTACGGGTCCTACTGGGCCCTGGACACCGGCACCGGCGTCCTGCGCTTCGACACCGAGTCCGGGTCGGCCGGGCCGGAGTTCCGCGAGGTGACCCTGGCCGCCAGCTTCGCCGAGGGCGTGGGCCTGTCCGGGCGCGCCTGGCGGGCCCGGGACCTGGTCTTCGTCTCCGACCTCGCCGAGCTCACCGACTGCGTGCGGGCACCGGCCGCGCAGCGGGCCGGGGTGCGCTCCGGGGTCTGCTTCCCGGTCACGGTCGGCGGCCAGGTCATCGGGACGATGGACTTCTTCACCACCGAGACCATCGAGCTGTCGGACTCCCGGGCCTCGGCGCTGCGCAACGTGGCCCAGCTGGTCTCCCAGCGGATGGAGGTGCTGCGCCGCAGCGACAGCGACGCCGCCAACGCGCGGGCACTGCTGGACACCGTCACCCGGTTGCGGCAGGCCGCCGACGACGCGGGCCGGGTGGCCGTCGGCGCGGTCGAGCAGGCCGGGTCGATGACCACCGAGGTCCAGGCGCTGGACGCCGCCTCCGCCGCGGTCGGGGAGGTGATCCGGATCATCTCCGGCATCGCCGACCAGACCAACCTGCTCGCCCTCAACGCCACCATCGAGGCCGCCCGGGCCGGTGAGCTGGGCCGCGGGTTCGCCGTCGTCGCCAACGAGGTCAAGGAGCTGGCCCGGGAGACCGCCGGCGCCACCAAGCGGGTGGCCGCCCAGGTCACCGGGATGCAGGAGACCACCCGAGCCGTGTCGGCCGGCATCGCCGAGACCAGCCGGCAGATCGGCAGGCTGGACGCCGTCCAGGCCCGGATGGACGACGTGCTGGCCGAACAGGCCCGGATGGCCACCGCGTTCGAGGGTTGA
- the glnA gene encoding type I glutamate--ammonia ligase — MFTSPDDVTKYIQDNDVKFVDVRFCDLPGVMQHFTIPAETFGEDTFTDGLGFDGSSIRGFQAINESDMLLLPDPNSAFVDPFRTYKTLNVNFFIHDPITREAYSRDPRNVAKKAEAYLASSGIADTAYFGPEAEFYVFDSVRHNTSINEGYYHIDAVEGSWNSGSLTGENGVGPNLGYKTRQKGGYFPVEPTDHQSDLRSAMMVNLANAGLELERGHHEVGTGGQAEINYKFDTLLRSADSLMLFKYIIKNTAWAHGKSATFMPKPLFGDNGSGMHCHQSLWKDGVPLFAAETGYAGLSDMARHYIGGLLKHAPSLLAFTNPTVNSYHRLVPGFEAPINLVYSARNRSACTRIPISGDNPKAKRIEFRVPDPSANPYLAFSAMLMAGLDGVKNKIEPPAPVDKDLYELPPEEALGIEKVPASLDAVLDRLETDHDYLLDGGVFTPDLIETWIEYKRENEITPIRLRPHPHEFAMYYDI, encoded by the coding sequence ATGTTCACCAGTCCCGATGACGTCACGAAGTACATCCAGGACAACGACGTCAAGTTCGTCGACGTCCGCTTCTGTGACCTCCCCGGCGTCATGCAGCACTTCACCATCCCCGCGGAGACCTTCGGTGAGGACACCTTCACCGACGGACTGGGCTTCGACGGCTCGTCCATCCGTGGCTTCCAGGCCATCAACGAGTCGGACATGCTGCTGCTGCCCGACCCGAACAGCGCCTTCGTGGACCCGTTCCGCACCTACAAGACGCTGAACGTCAACTTCTTCATCCACGACCCGATCACGCGTGAGGCCTACTCCCGTGACCCGCGGAACGTGGCGAAGAAGGCCGAGGCCTACCTCGCCAGCTCCGGCATCGCCGACACCGCGTACTTCGGCCCCGAGGCCGAGTTCTACGTCTTCGACTCGGTGCGCCACAACACCTCGATCAACGAGGGCTACTACCACATCGACGCGGTCGAGGGCTCCTGGAACTCGGGCTCGCTGACCGGTGAGAACGGCGTCGGCCCGAACCTGGGCTACAAGACGCGGCAGAAGGGCGGGTACTTCCCCGTCGAGCCGACCGACCACCAGAGCGACCTGCGCTCGGCGATGATGGTCAACCTCGCCAACGCCGGCCTCGAGCTCGAGCGTGGCCACCACGAGGTGGGCACCGGCGGCCAGGCCGAGATCAACTACAAGTTCGACACGCTGCTCCGCTCGGCGGACAGCCTGATGCTCTTCAAGTACATCATCAAGAACACCGCCTGGGCGCACGGCAAGTCGGCCACCTTCATGCCCAAGCCGCTGTTCGGCGACAACGGCTCGGGCATGCACTGCCACCAGTCGCTGTGGAAGGACGGCGTCCCGCTGTTCGCCGCGGAGACCGGCTACGCCGGCCTGTCGGACATGGCCCGGCACTACATCGGTGGTCTGCTCAAGCACGCCCCGTCGCTGCTGGCCTTCACCAACCCGACGGTCAACAGCTACCACCGCCTGGTGCCCGGCTTCGAGGCCCCGATCAACCTGGTCTACTCCGCCCGCAACCGGTCGGCCTGCACCCGGATCCCGATCTCGGGTGACAACCCGAAGGCCAAGCGCATCGAGTTCCGCGTGCCCGACCCGTCGGCCAACCCCTACCTCGCCTTCTCGGCGATGCTGATGGCCGGCCTGGACGGCGTGAAGAACAAGATCGAGCCCCCGGCCCCGGTGGACAAGGACCTCTACGAGCTGCCGCCCGAGGAGGCCCTGGGCATCGAGAAGGTCCCGGCCTCCCTCGACGCCGTGCTCGACCGGCTCGAGACCGACCACGACTACCTGCTCGACGGTGGCGTGTTCACCCCCGACCTGATCGAGACCTGGATCGAGTACAAGCGGGAGAACGAGATCACCCCGATCCGCCTCCGCCCGCACCCGCACGAGTTCGCGATGTACTACGACATCTGA
- a CDS encoding RDD family protein, with protein sequence MVRDETPPSQGRVRGASLGLPAEGPGSVATFGVRAVAFLVDAAVSAAVAAVVVQGIPANWSLLSFGLITVVSLVLVGRTPGQALLKLQLAHPRPEARVALWRAVVRTGLLMLLVPALVVDGDGRGLHDRLTATAVIRTT encoded by the coding sequence ATGGTCAGGGACGAGACACCACCCTCTCAGGGCCGGGTGCGCGGCGCCTCCCTGGGGCTGCCCGCCGAGGGACCCGGTTCCGTCGCGACCTTCGGCGTGCGGGCGGTGGCGTTCCTGGTGGACGCCGCGGTCTCCGCCGCGGTCGCCGCAGTCGTCGTCCAGGGCATCCCGGCCAACTGGAGCCTGCTGTCCTTCGGCCTGATCACCGTGGTCTCGCTGGTGCTCGTCGGCCGGACGCCGGGGCAGGCCCTGCTCAAGCTGCAGCTGGCCCACCCGCGCCCCGAGGCGCGGGTGGCGCTGTGGCGGGCGGTCGTCCGCACCGGTCTGCTGATGCTCCTGGTGCCGGCCCTGGTGGTCGACGGCGACGGCCGCGGCCTGCACGACCGGCTGACCGCGACGGCCGTCATCCGGACGACCTGA
- a CDS encoding DUF4191 domain-containing protein gives MARSKPTDPPTPPTKAGKGATGSTKAGATSAKAGKAPKLGKDGKPKVGRWTRMKTQGGQIKQAYTLTYKNDPKLPWVMLIAFVVVAAVVELVAVLFGAPLLFIPIAVLLGLLAALVVFGRRAQGSAYRQVEGQPGAAAWVLEGMRGDWRVSSGVAGTPQMDAVHRVLGRPGIILVAEGSPQRVRPLIAGEKRRIAKVVGDTPIYDITVGDDEGQVPLKKLSSHVMKLPRNLDGAEVNSLGKRMNALGGARMPIPGGPMPGGKQMSVSQRQLRRR, from the coding sequence ATGGCACGCAGCAAGCCCACAGACCCCCCCACCCCGCCGACGAAGGCCGGGAAGGGCGCCACCGGGTCCACCAAGGCGGGCGCGACGAGCGCCAAGGCCGGGAAGGCCCCGAAGCTCGGCAAGGACGGCAAGCCCAAGGTCGGCCGCTGGACGCGGATGAAGACCCAGGGCGGCCAGATCAAGCAGGCCTACACCCTCACGTACAAGAACGACCCCAAGCTCCCGTGGGTCATGCTGATCGCCTTCGTGGTGGTCGCGGCCGTGGTCGAGCTAGTGGCGGTCCTGTTCGGGGCTCCCCTGCTGTTCATCCCGATCGCGGTCCTGCTGGGCCTGCTCGCCGCCTTGGTCGTCTTCGGCCGCCGGGCGCAGGGCTCGGCCTACCGCCAGGTCGAGGGACAGCCCGGTGCTGCTGCCTGGGTGCTCGAGGGCATGCGCGGTGACTGGCGGGTCAGCTCCGGTGTCGCGGGCACCCCGCAGATGGACGCCGTGCACCGGGTGCTGGGCCGGCCCGGGATCATCCTGGTCGCCGAGGGCTCCCCGCAGCGGGTCCGCCCGCTCATCGCCGGGGAGAAGCGCCGGATCGCCAAGGTCGTCGGCGACACCCCGATCTACGACATCACCGTCGGCGACGACGAGGGCCAGGTCCCGCTGAAGAAGCTCAGCTCGCACGTGATGAAGCTGCCCCGCAACCTCGACGGCGCCGAGGTCAACAGCCTGGGCAAGCGGATGAACGCCCTCGGTGGCGCGCGGATGCCGATTCCCGGCGGCCCGATGCCCGGTGGCAAGCAGATGTCGGTCAGCCAGCGGCAGCTCCGCCGGCGGTAG
- the lipA gene encoding lipoyl synthase gives MSDAPTTATPASTASIDPAGRKLLRLEVRNAQTPIERKPEWIKTKLKTGPEYTALKSLVRSEGLHTVCESAGCPNIYECWEDREATFLIGGDQCTRRCDFCQIDTGKPADFDRDEPRRVGESVATMALKYATITGVARDDLEDGGAWLYAETVRQIKAQVPGCGVELLIPDFNADPDQLAEVFSSRPEVLAHNVETVPRIFKRIRPGFRFDRSLAVITAAREAGLVTKSNLILGMGEEPHEVTETMQALHDAGCDLLTITQYLRPSPRHHPVVRWVKPQEFVDFAAQAEEIGFPGVLAGPLVRSSYRAGRLYQQAVEARGLTPAV, from the coding sequence ATGAGCGACGCGCCGACGACAGCCACCCCGGCGAGCACGGCGAGCATCGACCCCGCGGGTCGCAAGCTGCTGCGCCTGGAGGTCCGCAACGCCCAGACCCCCATCGAGCGCAAGCCCGAGTGGATCAAGACCAAGCTGAAGACCGGCCCGGAGTACACCGCGCTGAAGTCGCTGGTCCGCAGCGAGGGGCTGCACACGGTCTGCGAGTCCGCGGGGTGCCCCAACATCTACGAGTGCTGGGAGGACCGCGAGGCCACCTTCCTCATCGGCGGTGACCAGTGCACCCGCCGCTGCGACTTCTGCCAGATCGACACCGGCAAGCCCGCGGACTTCGACCGCGACGAGCCCCGCCGGGTCGGCGAGAGCGTCGCGACGATGGCGCTGAAGTACGCCACGATCACCGGCGTCGCCCGCGACGACCTCGAGGACGGCGGCGCCTGGCTCTACGCCGAGACCGTGCGCCAGATCAAGGCCCAGGTCCCCGGCTGCGGCGTCGAGCTGCTCATCCCGGACTTCAACGCCGACCCCGACCAGCTCGCCGAGGTCTTCTCCTCCCGCCCCGAGGTGCTCGCGCACAACGTGGAGACGGTGCCGCGCATCTTCAAGCGCATCCGGCCCGGGTTCCGCTTCGACCGGTCCCTCGCCGTCATCACCGCCGCGCGCGAGGCCGGTCTGGTCACCAAGTCCAACCTGATCCTGGGCATGGGCGAGGAGCCGCACGAGGTCACCGAGACCATGCAGGCCCTGCACGACGCCGGCTGCGACCTGCTGACCATCACCCAGTACCTGCGCCCCAGCCCGCGGCACCACCCCGTGGTCCGCTGGGTCAAGCCCCAGGAGTTCGTCGACTTCGCCGCCCAGGCCGAGGAGATCGGCTTCCCCGGTGTGCTCGCCGGGCCGCTGGTGCGCAGCTCCTACCGGGCCGGCCGGCTCTACCAGCAGGCCGTCGAGGCCCGCGGGCTCACCCCGGCCGTCTGA